The genome window GCGGATGACTTCCTCAGGGAGGTCTCGGAGTCGTGAAGGATGCGTAAAAAGAAGAGACCCAATCTCTATCTGCGCCAGTATCGGGAGTTCGAAAACAAACCGCCCCGGGTGCGCAAATCCTTCCTTGCGGCCCTGGTCCTGGTTCTTTTTCTCATCGGGTTAGCCACGGCGTACCTTTACAAGGACTTATGGATGAAGAAACCGCAACAGATCATTACCTTTATGCAGAAGGACACCCTGCTCGTCTATGCGCCCAAGGACGAGGACAGGCTTGTCGAGAGAAAATTTGATATTCGAAATAACATGGCCGATAAGGACAAAGGGGATCTGATTATGAAGAACCTGAAAAACCTTAAGGTCATCCC of Syntrophorhabdaceae bacterium contains these proteins:
- a CDS encoding GerMN domain-containing protein yields the protein MRKKKRPNLYLRQYREFENKPPRVRKSFLAALVLVLFLIGLATAYLYKDLWMKKPQQIITFMQKDTLLVYAPKDEDRLVERKFDIRNNMADKDKGDLIMKNLKNLKVIPEGAMLKDFTADSDGIIYVNFSRAFLEAKPSAISEILRTFSIVNSFLGNFRNAKGVMLLIDGQPVYTPSGAIYAYKPLEFNQDLLED